One stretch of Arachis hypogaea cultivar Tifrunner chromosome 20, arahy.Tifrunner.gnm2.J5K5, whole genome shotgun sequence DNA includes these proteins:
- the LOC112783908 gene encoding meiosis-specific protein ASY1-like, which yields MVGDFEEVDHEMDSIIDEFLSTIESSPIELEEEVDVEEACQEVEIIKEESKRVKHTLAESPLETPLPKPSPSVLSFKGVVAQKVKEAEITEQDSLLLTRNLLRIAIFNISYIRGLFPEKYFNDKSVPALEMKIKKLMPLDAESRRLIDWMEKGVYDALQKKYLKTLLFCVCEAVDGPMIEEYAFSFSYSDSEKQEVSMNINRTGNKKQGGTFKCNSTTEITPQQMRSSACKMIRTLVQLMRTLEKMPDERTILMKLLYYDDVTPADYEPPFFRGCSEVEAYHPWVKNPLKMEVGNVNSKHFVLALKVRSVLDPCEDDNEGIQDDMTTGEDSKQNNEYYDTDSEVDYAEGDRYVVAPIEKQQEKEDNSMVDEDNTQDPMEDEQQLTRVKEWINCWHLGTIDLNDVLSNFPDISMMMLFLEPFLDYGLTAILVSFSLLVNRTLGCSCLILCSLEIMDKLVQNGVLSKTGNDTYAINKDKKSEYEFIVKEEIDGQIPQGDRALQDEDHMYMRALYHALPMTYVSAPKLQTFLNGEINQTGARKIIDKMTRDGFLEPKGSKRLGKRVIHSELTERKFIEVQKVLGATDPMDVNNGEPNSKFKPAGILTNGNNYDVSTCGVLHSIGSDLTRMKVTSDTNGNDSVRSGHNILKAKEPGSTPTSRVEPVASRESFAAGKENSRANGNDQGDTNICSKPSQEKRPRKSSAVKEPIYQNMKRLRSQAI from the exons atggtcgGAGACTTTGAGGAGGTTGATCATGAGATGGATTCAATAATTGATGAGTTTTTATCTACAATAGAATCCTCTCCTATTGAACTTGAGGAAGAAGTTGATGTTGaagaagcttgtcaagaggtggagatcatcaaagaggagtctAAGAGAGTGAAGCATACATTGGCAGAGTCGCCACTGGAGACACCTCTTCCGAAGCCATCACCATCCGTCCTGTCATTCAAGGGG GTGGTTGCACAGAAAGTGAAGGAAGCTGAAATCACCGAGCAGGATTCGCTGCTTCTG ACGAGGAACCTGCTCCGAATTGCGATATTTAACATCAGTTATATCAGAGGCCTGTTTCCTGAGAAGTACTTCAATGATAAGTCTGTTCCAGCTTTAG agatgaagatcaagaagCTTATGCCACTGGATGCAGAGTCTCGCAGACTGATCGATTGGATGGAGAAAG GTGTATACGATGCCTTACAGAAGAAATACCTGAAGACGCTTCTGTTCTGTGTGTGTGAAGCAGTAGATGGACCGATGATTGAGGAATATGCAT TTTCCTTTAGCTATTCCGATTCGGAAAAGCAAGAGGTTTCCATGAATATCAACCGCACTGGAAACAAGAAGCAGGGTGGGACCTTCAAGTGCAACTCCACGACAGAGATAACTCCCCAACAGATGAG GAGTTCTGCATGTAAAATGATTAGAACGCTAGTTCAGTTGATGAGAACTCTGGAGAAGATGCCAGATGAG CGCACCATTCTAATGAAGCTACTCTATTATGATGATGTGACG CCTGCTGATTATGAGCCTCCATTCTTCAGAGGCTGCTCAGAAGTAGAAGCTTACCATCCCTGGGTGAAAAACCCACTGAAAATGGAAGTTGGTAATGTAAACAGCAAGCATTTTGTACTAGCTCTGAAG GTGAGGAGTGTGCTCGACCCTTGTGAAGATGATAATGAGGGCATCCAAGATGATATGACCACTGGTGAAGATTCGAAGCAAAATAATGAATATTATGATACGGACAGTGAG GTTGATTACGCTGAAGGGGATCGATATGTAGTTGCTCCAATAG AGAAGCAGCAAGAAAAGGAAGATAATTCTATGGTTGATGAAG aCAATAcccaagatcctatggaagatgAGCAACAGCTGACCCGGGTCAAGGAGTGGATCAACTGTTGGCACCTTGGCACTATTGACCTTAATGACGTTTTATCAAATTTTCCAGACATCTCAATG ATGATGCTTTTTCTTGAGCCTTTCTTAGATTATGGCTTAAcggcaattttagtttctttttcCCTCCTTGT AAACAGAACACTCGGTTGCTCTTGTCTGATTTTATGTTCTTTAGAGATCATGGATAAGCTTGTTCAGAATGGGGTGCTATCAAAAACAGGAAATGACACCTACGCCATTAACAAAGACAAG aaatcagaatatgagttcatTGTCAAAGAAGAAATTGATGGCCAGATTCCTCAGGGTGACAGAGCTTTGCAGGATGAAGATCACATGTACATGAGA GCTCTCTATCATGCTCTTCCAATGACATACGTGTCAGCACCAAAGCTTCAAACATTTCTCAATGGTGAAATAAACCAGACAGGAGCACGGAAGATTATTGATAAAATGACCCGGGACGGTTTTCTTGAACCCAAAGGCAGCAAGAGATTAG GAAAACGTGTGATACATTCTGAGTTGACTGAGAGGAAGTTCATTGAAGTCCAGAAAGTTCTAGGTGCTACCGACCCTATG GATGTTAATAACGGTGAACCAAATAGCAAGTTCAAACCAGCTGGAATTCTAACCAATG GGAACAACTACGATGTGTCTACATGTGGTGTTCTGCACTCCATTGGATCAGATTTAACAAGAATGAAAGTGACATCCGATACAAATGGCAATGACTCAGTGAGGAGTGGACACAATATCTTAAAGGCCAAAGAGCCTGGAAGCACACCCACGAGCAGGGTTGAG CCAGTTGCTTCAAGAGAGAGTTTTGCGGCAGGCAAAGAGAACAGCAGAGCAAATGGAAACGACCAAGGTGATACAAATATCTGCAGTAAGCCCTCCCAGGAAAAGCGACCCAGGAAATCAAGCGCG GTCAAGGAGCCTATCTATCAAAACATGAAGCGTCTTAGATCTCAGGCCATTTGA